Proteins from a genomic interval of Paenibacillus sp. FSL H8-0048:
- a CDS encoding alpha/beta fold hydrolase encodes MSTYSRMQLLKLVENQQMSPEEALKIIRENTPRPSGMPVQPPQKMQEMQEELQYGAASPPAPAERLSSAGPLNKLLAEGVSALLKVPADKIRPDDDWKSFGFDSISFTGFHSFLTERLGFSFPLDSFFEYSTINSLSGYLLASFPEAAGQDLSGAANVQDKEQVSSPSYQPEESPRAPQDSLWLVNSADRFFLDFWSKLDGSSAASAKTGYQTLSVSELDRVPHKYIQVLVNTSAGQKIEAVISGKGKPLVIVGGVGMASPMILHQLDYFSSRCRVISIHNPGCGLSEAIDDYSLEHRVQVIAEVLDRLGVTEAVDVIGISWGGMIGQTFSVMYPERVSSLILVSSIYEIVNENPQMDADSAMRKDLEAVDRGLDSLELMEYGKSIDKQIFTKYMEYYLPGNHRSYSTAGLLGRIRVPVLIICGRKDTIINTRQSAEMAAAIPGAHSLELADAAHFLFMTHHGELNRAVEEFIFPAEPAPFRLQDNSALLKDKEELHLLELDIKGIEGYAGLEDRLNELCMSYAYRYISQCGFDTSPGAVHDRTVWVKQLKLLPAYSRLLDSMIGMLAEDGVVRLLGSRLQFIKPEAEIPEPQQLYEACLEDYPDFRGMLRFLDYCCAHYKEALSGAIPPVSVLFPKGSAEALEQSNRDTAEHGRERVYARVTHDILASLISKARSGKPVHILEIGGGTGLLTRQLLDLAALPNVNYSFTDIGEYFITKAKDNPDFKALHFRTFDISKNPADQGLALHSFDAVVGLNVVHATRDIGVTLEHLRQVLVPGGLLMLIEACQRRRWVDLVWGLAEGWWLFEDRKLRNSSPIIDPYAWEQAFADAGYHDIHLLPGDDERRFMADCILIAGHRR; translated from the coding sequence ATGAGCACCTATTCGAGAATGCAGCTGTTGAAGCTGGTGGAGAATCAGCAAATGTCACCGGAGGAAGCGTTAAAAATCATTAGAGAGAACACCCCACGGCCTTCCGGCATGCCGGTACAGCCGCCGCAGAAGATGCAGGAGATGCAGGAGGAACTGCAATATGGAGCAGCCTCTCCCCCTGCGCCAGCTGAGCGGCTGAGTTCGGCCGGACCATTGAATAAGCTGCTGGCAGAGGGGGTATCCGCACTGCTGAAGGTACCGGCAGACAAAATCCGCCCGGATGACGACTGGAAGAGCTTCGGGTTCGATTCTATCAGCTTCACGGGCTTTCACAGCTTTTTAACCGAACGCCTGGGGTTCAGCTTTCCACTGGACAGCTTTTTTGAATACAGCACGATCAACAGCTTAAGCGGATATTTGCTTGCTTCCTTTCCCGAAGCAGCAGGTCAGGATCTCAGCGGGGCAGCCAATGTACAAGACAAGGAGCAAGTGAGCTCTCCAAGTTACCAGCCTGAAGAGAGCCCACGGGCCCCACAGGATTCCCTGTGGCTGGTCAACAGCGCAGACCGCTTTTTCCTTGACTTCTGGAGCAAGCTTGACGGCTCTTCCGCTGCTTCGGCCAAGACAGGGTATCAAACGTTGTCTGTATCCGAGCTGGATCGTGTGCCGCACAAATATATACAAGTATTGGTCAATACCTCCGCCGGACAGAAAATAGAAGCGGTGATCTCGGGGAAGGGCAAGCCGCTGGTAATTGTCGGCGGGGTGGGGATGGCCTCGCCGATGATTCTGCATCAGCTTGATTATTTCTCCAGCCGCTGCCGGGTCATTAGCATTCATAATCCGGGCTGCGGTCTCAGTGAGGCTATTGATGATTACTCGCTGGAGCACAGGGTCCAAGTAATTGCCGAAGTATTGGACCGGCTGGGAGTGACGGAAGCAGTGGATGTGATCGGTATATCCTGGGGAGGGATGATCGGACAAACGTTCAGTGTCATGTACCCGGAGCGGGTCTCCAGTCTGATTCTGGTCAGCTCCATCTATGAAATCGTCAATGAGAATCCGCAGATGGATGCCGATTCGGCCATGCGCAAGGATCTGGAAGCCGTCGACCGCGGGCTCGATTCACTGGAGCTGATGGAATACGGGAAGAGCATCGACAAGCAGATTTTCACGAAGTATATGGAATATTATCTGCCCGGCAATCACCGCAGCTACTCTACTGCCGGACTGCTCGGCCGTATCCGGGTGCCGGTACTGATCATCTGCGGCAGGAAAGACACCATTATCAATACCCGGCAATCTGCAGAGATGGCAGCTGCCATCCCTGGTGCCCATAGTCTGGAGCTGGCGGACGCCGCCCATTTCCTGTTCATGACACATCACGGCGAACTTAACCGGGCTGTGGAAGAGTTCATCTTCCCGGCGGAACCCGCTCCCTTCCGTCTGCAGGACAACAGCGCGCTCCTGAAGGACAAGGAGGAACTGCACCTGTTGGAGCTGGATATAAAAGGAATTGAAGGCTACGCCGGTCTGGAGGATCGCCTGAATGAATTGTGCATGAGCTATGCCTACAGGTATATCAGTCAATGCGGCTTCGATACTTCGCCCGGGGCAGTCCATGACAGGACTGTCTGGGTGAAGCAGTTGAAGCTTCTCCCGGCGTATAGCCGGCTGCTGGACTCTATGATCGGCATGCTGGCAGAGGACGGGGTGGTCAGACTGCTCGGCAGCCGCCTGCAATTCATCAAGCCCGAAGCGGAGATTCCTGAACCGCAGCAGTTATACGAGGCTTGTCTGGAGGATTATCCCGACTTCCGGGGAATGCTCCGGTTCCTGGATTATTGCTGCGCCCATTATAAGGAGGCCCTCAGCGGGGCCATTCCGCCGGTCAGCGTACTTTTTCCCAAAGGCAGCGCGGAAGCACTGGAGCAGAGCAACCGGGATACGGCAGAGCATGGTAGGGAGCGGGTCTATGCCAGGGTAACACATGATATTCTTGCTTCCTTAATCTCTAAGGCCCGCAGCGGCAAGCCGGTCCATATCCTGGAGATTGGCGGCGGGACCGGCTTGTTGACCCGTCAGCTGCTCGATTTGGCCGCACTGCCGAATGTGAATTACAGCTTCACGGATATCGGGGAATATTTCATTACCAAGGCGAAGGATAATCCCGACTTCAAGGCGCTGCATTTCAGGACCTTCGATATCAGCAAGAATCCGGCAGATCAGGGCCTCGCACTGCACAGCTTCGATGCTGTGGTTGGGCTAAATGTAGTCCATGCTACAAGAGATATAGGCGTGACACTGGAGCACCTCCGGCAGGTGCTTGTACCGGGTGGGCTGCTGATGCTGATTGAGGCCTGCCAGCGGCGGCGCTGGGTGGATCTGGTCTGGGGGCTTGCCGAAGGCTGGTGGCTGTTCGAGGACCGGAAGCTGCGCAATAGCTCTCCGATCATAGACCCGTATGCCTGGGAGCAGGCCTTCGCAGATGCGGGCTACCATGACATCCATCTCCTGCCCGGAGACGATGAACGGCGCTTTATGGCGGACTGTATTCTCATTGCGGGGCACAGACGGTAA